Genomic window (Brassica napus cultivar Da-Ae unplaced genomic scaffold, Da-Ae ScsIHWf_34;HRSCAF=63, whole genome shotgun sequence):
aaacttttttattgattaatattattttaaagaatttaccatataatatttttataatcaaatctataagaATTATATTAATAGAGTATATTAATGTTAGTCTCGTATCAGTATAATGTTCCaatatttcagttttatattataataaatatttttatttattaatattatattaaaatacttaccatatatatttttctgtttttaaatatacaaatactttAATCATTTCTGAAAGTAGTAACACAACTATACAATCAACATCTGTCACTGGAAAATGActgaatgtttttaaaagtgTATATTTGACTGTTCTACATTCATTGGAcacattttagaaaaaaaatatatacagtgagtataaaaaatattatttggtttaggttaattattttttgtaatctataatttattttatccaattttaatataaatatgttaaatcgtttatataattaattatttctatcataccatatgtatttatatgtatattttaaatttctataacGTAATCTACGATATTTAAATGTTTCTATAAACGAATTATGTTAATTCTTCTaactttaaaatgtttaattgtttgtatggtaatatatattagattatgTAGTTCTAGCCTTCTAGGAttagttttcttttcaaaactttaattaaataaataaaaattcaaataccaacAACCAACTAAATTAAAAGAATTAATTCTAAACTTCACCTATGAATGATACCTAAGCAAAAGTCAAttaagtgacttctcaattaatatatagtaagaTTTAAGTgtatttgaaaacaatataattatattatttttatttatattaaatataaaatttatataagatattatttaatttagttttttatataagtacaaataaaatattatgttgttttttttacattcacaatagaaaatatatttatatttatggtttgctatatttatatatttataagtttttgcACCAATGGGTTCCTCTATTATAGAAAAATGCTATATTTGTCTCTATAGATAGAATaatgctattttttttaaatatagaagaaaaaatagcattcctctatttatagaggcaAATATagcatctaatctattaaaataggagTACAAAATTAGATTATCCCTTAGTTTTCCACTATATTTACAATGGCATGCCACTGAAGTTATTAATTAACCtatcttttatgatttttgtcttttctcttcaattaatgtatttccaaaatcaaattctaactaaaaaatcatggcaacaataattaataaacctaacttttaatattttttgtcttttcctttttattatacatatgtgtatttgaaaataattaattccatatatacatttcgtaattacatacattatacagtaattattttactaattccaCATATACCTAATAAATAGCATACAACAATTTCattatacataatcataaaattttgatccataaaaacagtttatacaataattttattatatataatcataaaattttgatccataaaaaataaaaatacatttgtgtGATTTTACAGGTCGTATTCTAAATAAATGGATGATATAATTAAGGGTttacatgataaaataaaactactcaatataaactataaaattattgtgtttataaatgtcatattaaaaaaaaattaaacgggtaaattttaaaatatatattatcacttatacaaataaatattcatttatcaaaaaacTAACACCTGCGCGGATgcgcgggtcaagctctagtttCTCTATTATAGAAGAACACATCAGAAAAAAAACTCTCATCTCtaatttttcttctattttaaaGATTTCTATTATAGATATGGTTGGATATGGCCTAACTCAACGCTTAGCGTCTAAAATAACTAAGCGGATGTCTAAATTATCAGTTAGACAGTTTaaccatttataaattataataaatatatcaaatatatgtaatgttttatatatCCAATGTATGAGATTAAAAGCATGAATAAGTTATATTGATTTAACCTTGCAGCTAATTTTAGGTTCAATAGGTAAGCAAAGTTACACGTAACTTATATACTATAATCACAATAGCAATAGCTtattattatctaatataatatatttactaaaatataGCTTATTATCTAAAAACATACGTTGAGCCCAACTATTTGATGGATAAAAACATTTCAAATAAACAAAAGTTATATGTAACTTATATACTATGATAATCACAATAGCAATAGGTaattattatctaattaaatatatttgctTAACTATAGCTTATTATATAAGAACATATGTTAAGGCCCAAATAATTGATAGAtataaaacatgacaaataaataaaatagtatgataataaataaaattacctaaaatcatgaaaaagttaagccaagttacaaaaaaaatcatgaaaaagtTGACAACTAagcaaaatcacttcataaataatagtatagattatttttaataaacaaacacaaatttattaaaataaaattcataattaaagaattaaaatttcaaaattgaaattatttatttgtcAGTAAAATGGTAGAATgatgaattttaaaaagaaatcattgtattacataaaaaaaataaaaaaatggtaatGATTATGTAGAATTAAGAAAAGGTAATATGATAATGTGGATTATTAAAAGGCAAAAAGTATGATGTCTAATAATATAACAATTAGATGATAATCCACGCCTTGCACGGagtgaattgtttttttttaatgttgttgttgttgttgttatgtgttatttgatatttttctatttaagtGTTCGAATGTGTACAACCTTTTGAAAAAGCGAACATGAATTAAAATTCTGTCTCGAGTGAAGCTTGACTTTAATAGATATAACCCAGTGATTGTGGTCTAGTAGTGGCTGTGGAACCAGGGGCTGAGAGCCAACTTTGCTCACTTCCCAGGTTCGAACTCTACTGGAAACTTATATGCAGTTTCTTGGCCGATTGGTTTCTGGGATCGTAAGGGATTGGAAGGTTTACCTTGTGGGATGGTTAACCAACGATCCGTCTCGTCACATGATTAGTTGGATTTACTGGAATCCATTGACTAATTGACTGATGTTAGTAATTCGGTGTGGTTAGTCATGGTTCGGAGCCAGATTACctgagttatcaaaaaaaaaatctagtaaTTTATACCTTTTTTTAATAGGGTTTGTGAGAAGAACTTAGGTGATAGACACATCAGCAATAAAATATAAGGGCCCTAAAATATAAGTCACAACTTATAAATGCTTACCAATTTATATAGAGGGGATTGTGCATGGTCTAATGATGCTTTGAATATGCTGCTTACATTTGTTGGTTGACAGAAAAAAATGAATCTAGACCAAAATAAAACCGATGTCACTCGGTCATTTCATAAACGACCCCGTAGACCAGATCTAACTAATTTGGCCCATTTTTGAAATCTTCGGCCTGACCCAATTCACACCCAACAAAATGTTTAAGTGATAGTGTGTACGAAAAGAGCGATACGGTCTCACACAGGTGATTATTCTTCGCCACCAACACCAAACCAGAAGCAGCGGGAACACCAGATACCCTAAAATCAAGGCTTTTAATATCGATTCCCGCGAACCCATTTCACCATCAAATAATCTCCTCCTTCAGAAAGCTCCAGAACCCTAAAACCACAATCCTTCTTCGAACAAGATGTTGGAACTTCGTTTGGTTCAAGGCTCTCTCTTGAAGAAGGTTCTAGAATCGGTCAAGGATCTGGTGAACGATGCCAACTTCGACTGCTCCAGCACTGGCTTCTCCCTCCAGGCCATGGACTCCAGCCACGTAGCGCTGGTGTCTCTTCTCCTGAGATCCGAAGGCTTCGAGCACTACAGGTGCGACAGGAACCTCTCCATGGGGATGAATCTCGGCAACATGTCCAAGATGCTCAAATGCGCCGGAAATGATGACATCATCACCATCAAAGCCGATGACGGCGGCGACACCGTCACCTTCATGTTCGAGAGCCCTAGTAAAGTTTTCCCCTTTTTGCTATTTGCGGTTCTGTAGAGTTTGTAGATTTCATTACAGAACAAAAAAACCATAGTTTGTTATTAGAGAAATTAAGGAAAAAGGGTTTCATTACAGAACAAAATTATAGTTTGGTTTAGAGAAAGgaagaaaaataagtttttttttttacatgtagACTGTGTTAGAAAGTGTGTAATAATCTTATGATTGATTGGAGTGTGTTGATGGATGGTGCAGCACAAGACAAGATTGCGGATTTTGAGATGAAGCTGATGGATATCGACAGTGAGCATTTAGGAATCCCTGACGCCGAGTACCACTCTATTGTGAGGATGCCTTCTGGTGAATTTTCCAGGATATGCAAAGATCTCAGTAGCATTGGTGACACAGGTATTATAACGCACTGTTGCTAGTCAGAGAGAGGATGAAGAGAGAGTTTTCTCCTAACGTACTTGTGGTTTTGATTGTAGTTGTCATCTCTGTGACAAAGGAAGGTGTGAAGTTTTCAACAGCTGGTGATATCGGGACAGCCAACATTGTTCTCAGGCAGAACACAACTGTGGACAAAGTATGAACAACATTCACAACCTTATTTAATATCTGTTGAATACAATGTTGAAATGACTCttgttttatgtgtgtttgcagCCTGAAGATGCCATTGTGATAGAGATGAACGAGCCTGTATCGCTTTCATTCGCGTTGAGGTACATGAACTCCTTCACAAAGGCGACTCCTTTGTCTGATACCGTGACAATCAGTTTGTCCTCGGAGTTGCCTGTCGTGGTGGAGTATAAAGTGGCTGAGATGGGTTACATTCGGTACTATTTGGCTCCCaagattgaagaagaagaagatactaATGCCTAACACGTCTCTGGCTTCTAGATGCAGAACCTTTGGAACTcgaatgaatgtttttttttctttactaaaGTCCTTTGTTAAGATGTCTGTCTGTTTGGATTCAGTTGTTTTCTAGATTTTCTATGTTACTGCACCGCTAGATTAGAAAAACAAGTTCGGCTGGTTTtgcaatttgaaaaaaaaaaacatgttttaccactttcttcttgttttgttcTTCAAACTTGCAAACCGAAGACAAAATGTTACTTTCAAGACGCAGAAACCTGTCTGCTTAAGAAAACCAGACTCGAATGCATCGAAGCAAGaccagaaaaaaaattgtaacagtTATATATCACATAATTCACTTGTTTAGAGAGTTTGCCTCCAATCTTCTCCAGCATACACAGCTTGATCCCCAAGCTCTTCCTCAATCCGAAGCAACTGCACGAATATTTCAACCGTCTCTTTCAGTTTTTCTTATAGACTACTTTCTACATATAGAACTAAGCTTGAAATGAGAATACTATCTAACTAAATGTACTACATGGCTGCTACAAAAAGATACAGACCTGGTTATACTTCATGGTACGTTCTCCTCTGCAAGGAGCACCAGCTTTGATCACACCTGTTGCAAGACCCACGGATAAGTCGGAGATGAAAGAGTCCTCTGTTTCTCCACATCTATGTGATGTCACCACACCCCATTGGGCATCCCTTGCCAGTTTCACTACTTCAATCGCTTCTGTTACTGTACCAATCTGATTCACCTGTGTATCACAGCACGCATGTTATGTCTTTCTCATTTCTTAGACATTAGCTTCCTGTCATAAAATAATTAGCACACATAATATACCTTGAGAAGTAGGGCGTTACAAGCAGACTCCTGTATTGCTCGCTCAACACGTTTTGAATTTGACATCAATAAATCATCACCTACCACCTGCAAAAGTACAATACTGAGGAGTTAGACGACGAGAATAATTGTACAAACAGGTTTTAAGTTCCCTTTTTAACATGGCTATCCTAGTTTGTTTTAAGTAACCATCTGATTCCGTGAAAAGATTCAGAAGACAGTTATACCTGGCATATTCCGAGATTGGAAAAATACTTGGTGTGTTCCCAATCTTCCTTGTCAAACGGGTCTTCTATAAACACAATGGGATACTCTACCACCACAATGAGACCAAGCAGAAAATAAGGTCGTCAGAATTCTAGAACAGACCCAAAGGAAAATCTAGAATAAGGGGTATAAACATACCAGCACAAAGTTCTTTATACATGTCTATCATATCCTCCGCTGACTTGAAATTTTGCCCAGATTTACTAGGAGATTTGATATCCAGATCATATTTGGTACCTGCTCAGGAAAGAATCGTGAGAAAAATTCCacggaaaataaaatatagttaaaaaaaCTTGGCAAAAGCATGATACAGATTGGTTACACATTATAATGATTTAACATCTTTTTCGTGTTGCGAGCCAATTGTGAATGACAATGCCTAGAACTAAACCAAGACTATCCATGGCTGAAACTTAAAAGTAGCCTCGGAAGACCAGTTTACCTATACAAAAATTAGTGGCAGCAACATCAATCGCTATCTTTATCTTATCACCATATCCTGTTCGGTTGATAGCTTCTTTCACAAGCTCCAAACCTTCCTTGAGACTGCAGGCAGTTACAATTATGTATATAAGGTATTTATTCAAGGAACTATAACAcaatttttctcattttttacgGATGCGGTCACCACAAGCAACATATGTAAAAAGATGGTTACCTTGAGATATCTGGAGTAAGgccaccatcttcaccaacatTACACCCCATATTACCATTCTTTTCAGTAACAACGGCCTGCCATACACAGAAATAAATCATATCTCACCTTTATATACAAAGTTACAGATGCAAATCGAAAAGTAACACTGAGAAAGCCATATATCTTTAAGAAAATTGACCGACCTTTAAATGATGATATGTCTCAGATCCCCATTGCAGGGCCTCCTCAAATCTACTTGCTCCAACTGGGAGAATCATAATTTCCTAACAATATATGCAATGTTATAAATGTGTgaacaaaattatttgaacACCAAAACAATTCTAGAAGAGTGAAAAAGTATTCCCAAGAACTTGCATGAGAAAGAGGTAGAACAGAAACACTAATAATGGGTTAAATACCTGAATGGCAAAATGGTTCGAAGCATGATTGCCGCCACTCAAAACAGTGAAGGCAGGTACAGGTAACGTCATGTTTGCTCTGCCACTAAGATCAGAAAGGTGCTTGCATAGAGGGACCTATTATATAGCGCTTCTATCAGAATCATAGAGTATGCATGAAATGTAGTATAAGATAAGAGATAATATTGCGAAGAGTTGATAcctctttctcagcagctccaGCTTTACATGCAGCAATGGAGACAGCAAGTATAGCATTAGCCCCAAGCTCATTCTACAAGatgattaaatcaaaacaaaccGTGACGAAGATATACTAAAACTTCACAATcctaaaataattgaaaataaatgaGAGACACCTTCTTTTCAGTTTTGTCCAAGTCTATCATTGCGTGGTCGATCTGAGCCTGAAGTTTAGGGTCCATACCGATCAAGGCCTCAGAGATTCTCTCATTGATGTTCTTAACAGCTTTAGCCACACTGTTTCCCAGATACATTCCTTTGTCCCCATCACGTAATTCAATAGCTTCGTATCTAAAATCATTCATGATCACGCATCAACACCAATTCAAACAAATAACTTATGATGAAGAGTTGCTCACGTTCCAGAGGAGTCGCCACTGGGAACAGAAGCACGAAAAACGCCTTTGTTAGTGTGGAGATCCACTTCAACTGTTGGAATCCCTCTGCTATCGAGGATCTGCCGTGCTTTGACCTTCGTTATCACAGATGCTACTGCTTTCTTCATGTGATTAGCCTGAAAACGAAAACGATAAGGTATCACAATTGCAGGAAGGGAACGAAAGAGGCGAAAAGAAACGCACGATGAAGAGAACGGGATCTGAGGTTTTAGCCCTAACGGCGGCGTTGACGGCATCCTCGATTTTCCGAGAGAGAGTGTGCTTGTCTAAGTACTCTTGCAcagacatcttcttcttccttcgataccttcttctccttctcgtTTCGAATCTTCACGCAATTCTTCGATGCGTTCGTCAAGCAAGTTTGAATCTGAAAATTCCTTTTTTCCGGTTCCGGTTCAGGATTCCAATCAGAAAAACGCCATCAAAACACGACGACGTTTCGTGTTAGTCAACCATGCGTGCCGTCTGATAGTTCTACAGTCGTACATCACGACGTTTAGATCTTTAAACGAAAGGGGCTTTCTGGAAAGAGTTAAAAAAGCCCATTAGAATCTCTCACGTGCGATTGCCAGGTTGGAAAGCCTGAACTGCTTTTTCTCTCACGTGCCATGCCGTTTTAGTAACTGCTCCTCGGTTGGGATCCAGCTGTCACACAAACCAGATTCCGAAAttcaaaaagatttatttttaacgagccatttatttttgaatttccaCCCGTTACACCACCTCGAATTACGTGGCACCATCTTAACCGTCGATTAGTTAATATCCCATTTCGAATCACCAAATATTAGCCGTTAAAACCTCTTTTCCTTTATAAAATGGAACCTcgctctccctctctctctctactaaaaCATCCTCTCCCCCTTTTTCAAaacctctctcttcttctccctcGCTTTAGATCCAGTTCTAGGGTTTGCGAAGATGCGTGAGATTCTTCACATCCAGGGAGGTCAGTGCGGGAACCAGATCGGTTCAAAGTTCTGGGAAGTGGTGTGCGCCGAGCACGGCATCGACCAGACGGGGCGTTACCAGGGAGACTCCGATCTCCAGCTCGAGAGGGTTAACGTCTACTACAACGAGGCGAGCTGTGGGAGGTACGTTCCTCGCGCCGTTCTCATGGATTTGGAGCCTGGGACCATGGACAGCGTTAGATCTGGACCTTACGGTCAGATCTTCCGCCCGGATAACTTCGTTTTCGGTCAGTCCGGTGCGGGGAATAACTGGGCGAAAGGTCACTACACGGAGGGTGCTGAGCTTATCGACTCGGTTCTTGATGTTGTTCGCAAAGAGGCTGAGAACTGTGACTGCCTCCAAGGTATGATGATAAAACTCTCTTCATCGGTTATTGATTCGTATCTTTAGGTTTATTGATTTAGAACGGTTTAGTTTTAGGGATTTTATGGTTGGtttattgttttggtttggtttggtttgggttttgcAGGGTTTCAGGTGTGTCATTCGTTAGGAGGAGGAACTGGTTCTGGAATGGGGACTTTGTTGATCTCGAAGATCAGGGAGGAGTACCCGGACCGTATGATGCTGACGTTCTCTGTGTTCCCGTCTCCCAAGGTCTCTGACACTGTGGTTGAGCCATACAACGCTACGCTCTCTGTGCATCAGCTCGTTGAAAACGCGGATGAGTGTATGGTTCTTGATAATGAGGCGTTGTATGACATTTGCTTCCGTACCCTCAAGCTTAGCACTCCAAGCTGTGAGTATTCTCTTTATATAATCGGTATCAATGTTGTTGTCATGTCTCAGTGGTTTTACTTGTGACGCTTTGCTATTGAGATTTACATGGGTTTTGCTGATGTGATCAGAATGAGGCTAGTCTTCCCTGATGTCTCTATGATTCTTGTCGTTAGATGTAATCATGAAAGTATATATCTTGCTTGAATCTTTCTTTGCCATGTACCTAAGATgagatttatttgcatacatttATGGTGGAAAGTTATGATCTGAAAGTATATATTTGTCTGTGATGTCTCTATGGTTCTGctcttgtttgttttgtttgatgtcTAATCATGAAAGTATATATTTAGTCTGTGATGGAAAAATGCTATAATATGATCAGAGGGCACGGACTCTTATGGTCTTACATTCTGTGTCAAATTGTTTTCATCAGCTAAAGCTTTTCGTTTGCTGAATTGTGCAGTTGGTGATCTGAACCATTTGATCTCTGCAACCATGTCTGGTGTAACCTGCTGCCTTAGGTTCCCTGGTCAGCTGAACTCTGATCTCCGCAAGCTTGCTGTGAATCTGATCCCGTTCCCTCGTCTTCACTTCTTCATGGTAGGATTCGCTCCTCTCACCTCTCGTGGCTCTCAGCAGTACCGTAACCTCACCGTCCCAGAACTGACCCAGCAAATGTGGGATTCCAAGAACATGATGTGCGCTGCTGACCCAAGACACGGTCGCTACCTCACCGCCTCAGCTATGTTCCGCGGCAAAATGAGCACCAAGGAAGTTGACGAACAGATGCTGAACGTCCAGAACAAGAACTCATCCTACTTCGTTGAATGGATCCCCAACAATGTCAAGTCGACCGTCTGTGACATTCCACCAACCGGTTTGAAGATGGCTTCGACTTTCAT
Coding sequences:
- the LOC106451525 gene encoding proliferating cellular nuclear antigen 1, with translation MLELRLVQGSLLKKVLESVKDLVNDANFDCSSTGFSLQAMDSSHVALVSLLLRSEGFEHYRCDRNLSMGMNLGNMSKMLKCAGNDDIITIKADDGGDTVTFMFESPTQDKIADFEMKLMDIDSEHLGIPDAEYHSIVRMPSGEFSRICKDLSSIGDTVVISVTKEGVKFSTAGDIGTANIVLRQNTTVDKPEDAIVIEMNEPVSLSFALRYMNSFTKATPLSDTVTISLSSELPVVVEYKVAEMGYIRYYLAPKIEEEEDTNA
- the LOC106451524 gene encoding cytosolic enolase 3 is translated as MSVQEYLDKHTLSRKIEDAVNAAVRAKTSDPVLFIANHMKKAVASVITKVKARQILDSRGIPTVEVDLHTNKGVFRASVPSGDSSGTYEAIELRDGDKGMYLGNSVAKAVKNINERISEALIGMDPKLQAQIDHAMIDLDKTEKKNELGANAILAVSIAACKAGAAEKEVPLCKHLSDLSGRANMTLPVPAFTVLSGGNHASNHFAIQEIMILPVGASRFEEALQWGSETYHHLKAVVTEKNGNMGCNVGEDGGLTPDISSLKEGLELVKEAINRTGYGDKIKIAIDVAATNFCIGTKYDLDIKSPSKSGQNFKSAEDMIDMYKELCAEYPIVFIEDPFDKEDWEHTKYFSNLGICQVVGDDLLMSNSKRVERAIQESACNALLLKVNQIGTVTEAIEVVKLARDAQWGVVTSHRCGETEDSFISDLSVGLATGVIKAGAPCRGERTMKYNQLLRIEEELGDQAVYAGEDWRQTL
- the LOC125603551 gene encoding tubulin beta-7 chain gives rise to the protein MREILHIQGGQCGNQIGSKFWEVVCAEHGIDQTGRYQGDSDLQLERVNVYYNEASCGRYVPRAVLMDLEPGTMDSVRSGPYGQIFRPDNFVFGQSGAGNNWAKGHYTEGAELIDSVLDVVRKEAENCDCLQGFQVCHSLGGGTGSGMGTLLISKIREEYPDRMMLTFSVFPSPKVSDTVVEPYNATLSVHQLVENADECMVLDNEALYDICFRTLKLSTPSFGDLNHLISATMSGVTCCLRFPGQLNSDLRKLAVNLIPFPRLHFFMVGFAPLTSRGSQQYRNLTVPELTQQMWDSKNMMCAADPRHGRYLTASAMFRGKMSTKEVDEQMLNVQNKNSSYFVEWIPNNVKSTVCDIPPTGLKMASTFIGNSTSIQEMFRRVSEQFTAMFRRKAFLHWYTGEGMDEMEFTEAESNMNDLVSEYQQYQDATAEEDGEYEDEEAEYEQEEGY